From a region of the Arachis ipaensis cultivar K30076 chromosome B09, Araip1.1, whole genome shotgun sequence genome:
- the LOC107614862 gene encoding uncharacterized protein LOC107614862, whose protein sequence is MADSATRLSKLVNQRFEDNNQISSTPKIQRVPVFLHENPNFYRYCTPKMISFGPIHHRNENLKQQEHLKSQWTWLYIEEYTKQVSLYNGNKQEAANYLYGVVGDNIGELKELFAEDVVEGYSDEELIWMLFEDGCSLLYYMEHVDDQCPEELRLKLDQLMYTWRDILLLENQLPVKLLQLLSAKKGADLEYLMLNFLGMGDGTRSGTEMVILGPTRNHILDFVRSFVVDTETEENIPSQQNGGNQMPPPPSQVWQTYKNIRDLKNSGIQVKKVKNENEGTWKWHKISFTSRWFSGELTLPCYVYNDVTIYLFRNFIAYEMCPDFRNTFECCSFFSFMDSLIDDAEDVKELRSAGVIQNLLRSDQELAEFLNDITHDLPTKMFNQFLPVDAAVFSKKYIQVKFQIEKHYSNTWKTWLAEARSTYFNSPWSLLAVLAAFTALVLTFIQTWYAMHPNN, encoded by the coding sequence ATGGCAGACTCTGCAACAAGGCTTTCCAAACTGGTGAATCAAAGATTTGAAGATAATAATCAAATTTCTTCAACTCCCAAGATACAAAGAGTTCCTGTATTTTTGCATGAAAATCCCAACTTCTATAGGTATTGCACACCCAAGATGATATCATTCGGTCCCATTCATCACCGGAATGAAAATCTGAAGCAGCAAGAACACTTGAAAAGTCAATGGACATGGCTTTACATTGAAGAATACACTAAACAAGTTAGCCTGTATAATGGTAATAAGCAAGAGGCAGCAAACTATTTGTATGGAGTTGTAGGAGATAACATTGGGGAACTGAAGGAGCTGTTTGCTGAGGATGTAGTTGAAGGGTACAGTGATGAGGAACTGATTTGGATGCTGTTTGAGGATGGATGCTCTTTGCTCTATTACATGGAACACGTTGACGATCAGTGCCCAGAAGAACTCAGGTTAAAGCTTGATCAGCTGATGTATACATGGAGAGATATTTTGTTGCTGGAAAACCAACTTCCGGTGAAACTGCTGCAACTGCTGAGTGCAAAGAAAGGTGCTGACTTGGAGTATTTAATGCTCAATTTTCTTGGAATGGGCGATGGTACGCGGAGTGGAACGGAAATGGTCATACTCGGGCCTACAAGAAATCATATACTTGATTTTGTTCGCTCATTCGTGGTTGATACAGAGACCGAAGAGAATATCCCAAGCCAGCAAAATGGTGGTAATCAGATGCCTCCTCCTCCCTCCCAAGTTTGGCAAACTTACAAGAACATACGTGATCTCAAAAATTCAGGGATCCAGGTTAAGAAGGTAAAAAACGAGAATGAAGGAACATGGAAGTGGCATAAAATCTCTTTCACCTCAAGATGGTTTAGTGGAGAATTGACCCTTCCTTGCTACGTCTACAACGATGTCACGATTTATCTTTTTCGAAACTTCATTGCGTATGAGATGTGTCCAGACTTTCGCAATACCTTCGAATGCTGTTCGTTCTTTTCTTTCATGGATTCCTTGATAGACGATGCCGAGGATGTAAAGGAGCTTAGATCAGCTGGTGTTATCCAAAATTTGCTTAGGAGCGACCAAGAACTGGCAGAATTCCTTAATGATATTACCCATGATTTGCCCACTAAAATGTTCAATCAGTTCCTCCCTGTCGATGCCGCCGTCTTCAGCAAGAAATATATTCAAGTCAAGTTTCAGATTGAAAAGCATTACTCAAATACATGGAAGACTTGGTTGGCTGAAGCACGCAGTACTTATTTCAATTCTCCCTGGTCTCTGCTTGCTGTTTTGGCTGCGTTTACAGCATTAGTTCTCACCTTTATTCAAACATGGTATGCCATGCACCCTAACAATTAG
- the LOC107614861 gene encoding uncharacterized protein LOC107614861, translating to MVVLDFERSKHYSFYHMADEANAARLAQLVNQTFDEDNETNTPKIQRVALFLRQNRNFYKYCIPKMISFGPIHNCNKKLRQQGQHLKSQWTSLYIEEYSKEAYNGNKQEAAYYLYGVVKSNIGELKKQYHEDVLKGFTEEELIWMLFEDGCSLLYYMDNVDSTRPEALKLKLD from the coding sequence ATGGTAGTACTTGATTTTGAGCGCTCGAAACATTACTCTTTTTATCATATGGCAGATGAGGCAAATGCAGCAAGGCTTGCTCAACTGGTGAATCAAACATTTGATGAAGATAATGAAACAAACACTCCCAAGATACAAAGAGTTGCTCTTTTTTTGCGTCAAAATCGCAACTTTTATAAGTATTGCATACCCAAGATGATATCATTTGGTCCTATTCATAACTGCAACAAAAAGCTGAGGCAACAAGGGCAACACTTGAAAAGTCAATGGACATCCCTCTACATTGAAGAATACAGTAAAGAAGCTTATAATGGTAACAAGCAAGAAGCAGCATATTATTTGTATGGAGTTGTGAAAAGCAACATTGGGGAACTGAAGAAGCAGTACCATGAGGATGTACTTAAGGGCTTTACTGAAGAGGAACTGATTTGGATGCTGTTTGAGGATGGATGCTCTTTGCTTTATTACATGGACAACGTTGACTCGACACGTCCAGAAGCACTGAAGCTGAAGCTTGACTAG